Proteins found in one Bacillus subtilis subsp. subtilis str. 168 genomic segment:
- the csgA gene encoding sporulation-specific SASP protein (Evidence 1a: Function from experimental evidences in the studied strain; PubMedId: 9016963; Product type cp: cell process), producing the protein MDVTLGYLRESLSNHLENEVCQRICKKMLAKRYANEEEFVKDLDDNEMSFLNHVLEKEIKYAQNEQDQKRAKELNEVYELLL; encoded by the coding sequence ATGGATGTTACACTCGGTTATTTGCGCGAATCACTTTCGAATCATCTAGAAAATGAAGTCTGCCAGCGTATTTGCAAGAAGATGCTGGCGAAGCGTTATGCAAATGAAGAGGAATTTGTAAAAGACTTAGATGATAATGAAATGTCTTTTTTGAACCATGTATTAGAAAAAGAAATTAAGTATGCCCAGAATGAACAGGATCAAAAACGGGCCAAGGAATTAAACGAGGTGTATGAATTACTGCTTTGA
- the ybxH gene encoding hypothetical protein (Evidence 4: Unknown function but conserved in other organisms), which produces MGAIERSGYTFQPEFSVVRQNGAIHVYHQGEFVEEIEFEFNGEYPDHDLIEELVNHYCFEHEI; this is translated from the coding sequence ATGGGAGCAATTGAACGAAGCGGATATACATTTCAGCCGGAGTTTAGCGTTGTCCGTCAAAACGGAGCCATCCATGTGTACCATCAAGGAGAATTTGTGGAAGAAATCGAATTTGAATTTAACGGGGAATATCCCGATCATGATTTGATTGAAGAGCTTGTGAATCATTATTGTTTTGAGCATGAGATTTAG
- the ybxI gene encoding exported beta-lactamase (Evidence 1a: Function from experimental evidences in the studied strain; PubMedId: 14742199; Product type e: enzyme), producing the protein MKKWIYVVLVLSIAGIGGFSVHAASSAHEKHLNVSKMNVDDEFKDTDGTFILHDLQKDQTFVYNRKRANQRQTPQSTFKVVNALIGLQVKAVRDEYDVKRWDGVKREFESWNRDHTLGSAMRESAIWYYQALARDIGEERMKTWLHTLSYGNEDISGGIDQFWLQSSLTISPLEQETFLEKLAKEELPFDKPVMKIVKRMMIQEEGDHYTLYGKTGTRLTDMGLGWFVGFIKTEHGSYVFVTNVDDSGTKAKNITVDILKKYGLITS; encoded by the coding sequence ATGAAAAAATGGATATATGTTGTGCTTGTGCTGAGTATTGCAGGGATCGGCGGCTTCTCCGTCCACGCAGCATCATCTGCTCATGAAAAACACTTGAATGTCAGCAAAATGAATGTCGATGATGAATTCAAGGATACGGATGGAACCTTCATTCTTCACGATTTACAAAAGGATCAGACATTTGTCTATAACAGAAAACGGGCAAATCAAAGACAAACTCCGCAATCCACCTTTAAAGTCGTGAACGCTTTAATCGGTTTGCAGGTCAAAGCTGTAAGAGATGAATACGATGTTAAACGATGGGACGGGGTCAAGCGTGAATTCGAATCATGGAACCGCGACCATACGCTTGGCTCGGCCATGCGCGAATCCGCAATCTGGTATTATCAGGCATTAGCGAGAGATATCGGCGAGGAAAGAATGAAAACATGGCTTCATACTCTATCTTACGGCAACGAGGATATCAGCGGGGGAATCGACCAGTTTTGGCTGCAAAGCTCGCTCACAATATCTCCGCTGGAACAAGAAACTTTTTTGGAGAAACTGGCTAAAGAGGAGCTTCCATTTGACAAGCCGGTGATGAAAATCGTCAAGCGCATGATGATTCAAGAGGAAGGCGATCATTACACGCTCTACGGGAAAACCGGAACCCGCCTGACTGATATGGGATTAGGATGGTTTGTCGGATTCATCAAAACAGAGCATGGCTCTTATGTCTTTGTCACCAATGTCGATGATTCCGGCACAAAAGCCAAAAACATCACCGTGGATATCCTGAAAAAGTATGGCCTGATTACATCCTAA
- the cypC gene encoding fatty acid beta-hydroxylating cytochrome P450 (Evidence 1a: Function from experimental evidences in the studied strain; PubMedId: 10529095, 12519760, 21673922; Product type e: enzyme): protein MNEQIPHDKSLDNSLTLLKEGYLFIKNRTERYNSDLFQARLLGKNFICMTGAEAAKVFYDTDRFQRQNALPKRVQKSLFGVNAIQGMDGSAHIHRKMLFLSLMTPPHQKRLAELMTEEWKAAVTRWEKADEVVLFEEAKEILCRVACYWAGVPLKETEVKERADDFIDMVDAFGAVGPRHWKGRRARPRAEEWIEVMIEDARAGLLKTTSGTALHEMAFHTQEDGSQLDSRMAAIELINVLRPIVAISYFLVFSALALHEHPKYKEWLRSGNSREREMFVQEVRRYYPFGPFLGALVKKDFVWNNCEFKKGTSVLLDLYGTNHDPRLWDHPDEFRPERFAEREENLFDMIPQGGGHAEKGHRCPGEGITIEVMKASLDFLVHQIEYDVPEQSLHYSLARMPSLPESGFVMSGIRRKS from the coding sequence ATGAATGAGCAGATTCCACATGACAAAAGTCTCGATAACAGTCTGACACTGCTGAAGGAAGGGTATTTATTTATTAAAAACAGAACAGAGCGCTACAATTCAGATCTGTTTCAGGCCCGTTTGTTGGGAAAAAACTTTATTTGCATGACTGGCGCTGAGGCGGCGAAGGTGTTTTATGATACGGATCGATTCCAGCGGCAGAACGCTTTGCCTAAGCGGGTGCAGAAATCGCTGTTTGGTGTTAATGCGATTCAGGGAATGGATGGCAGCGCGCATATCCATCGGAAGATGCTTTTTCTGTCATTGATGACACCGCCGCATCAAAAACGTTTGGCTGAGTTGATGACAGAGGAGTGGAAAGCAGCAGTCACAAGATGGGAGAAGGCAGATGAGGTTGTGTTATTTGAAGAAGCAAAAGAAATCCTGTGCCGGGTAGCGTGCTATTGGGCAGGTGTTCCGTTGAAGGAAACGGAAGTCAAAGAGAGAGCGGATGACTTCATTGACATGGTCGACGCGTTCGGTGCTGTGGGACCGCGGCATTGGAAAGGAAGAAGAGCAAGGCCGCGTGCGGAAGAGTGGATTGAAGTCATGATTGAAGATGCTCGTGCCGGCTTGCTGAAAACGACTTCCGGAACAGCGCTGCATGAAATGGCTTTTCACACACAAGAAGATGGAAGCCAGCTGGATTCCCGCATGGCAGCCATTGAGCTGATTAATGTACTGCGGCCTATTGTCGCCATTTCTTACTTTCTGGTGTTTTCAGCTTTGGCGCTTCATGAGCATCCGAAGTATAAGGAATGGCTGCGGTCTGGAAACAGCCGGGAAAGAGAAATGTTTGTGCAGGAGGTCCGCAGATATTATCCGTTCGGCCCGTTTTTAGGGGCGCTTGTCAAAAAAGATTTTGTATGGAATAACTGTGAGTTTAAGAAGGGCACATCGGTGCTGCTTGATTTATATGGAACGAACCACGACCCTCGTCTATGGGATCATCCCGATGAATTCCGGCCGGAACGATTTGCGGAGCGGGAAGAAAATCTGTTTGATATGATTCCTCAAGGCGGGGGGCACGCCGAGAAAGGCCACCGCTGTCCAGGGGAAGGCATTACAATTGAAGTCATGAAAGCGAGCCTGGATTTCCTCGTCCATCAGATTGAATACGATGTTCCGGAACAATCACTGCATTACAGTCTCGCCAGAATGCCATCATTGCCTGAAAGCGGCTTCGTAATGAGCGGAATCAGACGAAAAAGTTAA
- the ybyB gene encoding hypothetical protein (Evidence 4: Unknown function but conserved in other organisms): protein MKQKLLLSGLAVSTVGITSYLLKDPSNRQKAREFIHSMKMKITKQPDMETFPVDKAGHPDPQDIEDNKMVSEGSMYPVQYYDEKKK, encoded by the coding sequence ATGAAACAAAAGCTGTTACTTTCAGGTCTCGCTGTTTCAACTGTCGGCATCACTTCTTATCTATTAAAAGACCCGTCAAATCGCCAAAAGGCAAGAGAATTCATTCACAGCATGAAGATGAAAATAACAAAACAGCCAGACATGGAAACGTTCCCAGTTGATAAAGCCGGCCACCCGGACCCGCAAGATATCGAGGACAACAAAATGGTATCAGAAGGCTCCATGTATCCCGTCCAATACTACGATGAAAAAAAGAAGTAA
- the ybeC gene encoding putative H+/amino acid transporter (Evidence 3: Putative function from multiple computational evidences; PubMedId: 15849754, 16850406; Product type t: transporter) produces the protein MNQLHRRMGTFSLMMVGLGSMIGSGWLFGAWRAAQIAGPAAIISWVIGMVVILFIALSYSELGSMFPEAGGMVKYTQYSHGSFIGFIAGWANWIAIVSVIPVEAVASVQYMSSWPWEWAKWTSGLVKNGTLTGEGLAFASVLLLIYFLLNYWTVNLFSKANSLITIFKIIIPGLTIGALLFVGFHGENFTGGQSIAPNGWASVLTAVATSGIVFAFNGFQSPINMAGEAKNPGKSIPIAVVGSLFVATVIYVLLQIAFIGAVNPSDIAHGWSHLNFNSPFADLAIALNINWLVIVLYADAFVSPSGTGITYTATTSRMIYGMEKNKYMPSIFGKLHPIYGVPRQAMFFNLIVSFIFLFLFRGWGVLAEIISVATLISYITGPITVMTLRRTGKDLYRPLRLKGLNVIAPLGFIFASLVLYWARWPLTGQVLFIILIGLPIYFYYQAKAKWKGFGRNFKAGVWMVFYLLAMMVISYLGSDKFGGLNVIHYGWDMVLIAMVSLVFYVWALKSGYQTEYLKDAKEINSQLLNGQSEAAAGKE, from the coding sequence ATGAATCAATTGCATCGAAGAATGGGAACGTTTTCCCTCATGATGGTCGGGCTCGGGTCGATGATCGGTTCAGGCTGGCTGTTCGGGGCTTGGCGTGCGGCTCAAATAGCAGGACCAGCTGCTATTATTTCATGGGTTATTGGAATGGTCGTCATTTTATTTATTGCTCTTTCTTATAGTGAACTAGGTTCTATGTTCCCTGAAGCGGGGGGAATGGTCAAATACACGCAATATTCACACGGTTCGTTTATCGGTTTTATTGCGGGCTGGGCCAACTGGATTGCGATTGTGTCCGTCATTCCGGTTGAAGCGGTGGCCTCCGTTCAATATATGAGTTCTTGGCCTTGGGAATGGGCGAAATGGACAAGCGGTTTGGTGAAGAATGGAACGCTGACTGGGGAAGGACTAGCGTTTGCCTCTGTATTGCTTCTCATTTATTTTCTGCTGAACTACTGGACAGTCAATCTATTTTCGAAAGCGAATTCATTAATTACGATTTTTAAAATTATTATTCCGGGTCTTACGATTGGAGCTTTGCTGTTTGTCGGATTCCACGGAGAAAACTTTACTGGCGGTCAAAGCATTGCGCCGAATGGCTGGGCAAGTGTGCTGACGGCGGTTGCCACTTCCGGTATCGTTTTTGCGTTTAATGGTTTCCAAAGCCCGATTAATATGGCGGGTGAAGCAAAAAATCCGGGGAAATCAATCCCGATTGCGGTTGTTGGCTCTCTTTTTGTTGCGACAGTGATTTATGTCCTGCTGCAGATCGCCTTCATTGGAGCTGTGAATCCTTCTGATATTGCTCACGGCTGGAGCCATCTGAATTTTAATTCTCCTTTTGCTGATCTGGCGATTGCGCTGAATATTAACTGGCTTGTTATTGTGTTATATGCAGATGCATTTGTATCACCGTCTGGAACGGGGATTACGTATACGGCGACAACGTCCCGAATGATTTACGGAATGGAAAAAAACAAATACATGCCGAGTATATTCGGGAAGCTTCATCCGATTTACGGCGTTCCGCGACAAGCAATGTTCTTTAACTTGATTGTTTCGTTCATCTTTTTGTTCCTGTTCAGAGGATGGGGCGTATTAGCGGAAATTATTTCTGTTGCTACGTTAATTTCTTATATCACCGGCCCGATCACAGTGATGACATTGAGACGGACGGGGAAAGACCTGTACAGGCCTCTTCGTTTAAAAGGCTTAAATGTGATTGCTCCGCTTGGATTTATCTTTGCGTCACTGGTGCTGTATTGGGCGCGCTGGCCGTTAACAGGACAGGTTCTGTTTATTATCCTGATCGGTCTTCCGATTTATTTCTATTATCAGGCGAAGGCGAAATGGAAAGGGTTTGGCCGGAACTTTAAAGCCGGCGTCTGGATGGTGTTTTATCTGCTGGCCATGATGGTTATTTCTTATTTGGGCAGTGATAAATTCGGCGGCCTGAATGTCATTCATTATGGCTGGGATATGGTTCTGATTGCGATGGTATCCCTTGTATTCTATGTGTGGGCGCTGAAGAGCGGCTACCAGACAGAATACTTAAAGGATGCGAAAGAGATAAATTCTCAGCTGCTTAATGGACAGTCAGAAGCTGCTGCCGGAAAAGAATAA
- the glpQA gene encoding secreted glycerophosphoryl diester phosphodiesterase (Evidence 1a: Function from experimental evidences in the studied strain; PubMedId: 10913081, 21966272; Product type e: enzyme), whose product MRKNRILALFVLSLGLLSFMVTPVSAASKGNLLSPDRILTVAHRGASGYVPEHTILSYETAQKMKADFIELDLQMTKDGKLIVMHDEKLDRTTNGMGWVKDHTLADIKKLDAGSWFNEAYPEKAKPQYVGLKVPTLEEVLDRFGKHANYYIETKSPDTYPGMEEKLIASLQKHKLLGKHSKPGQVIIQSFSKESLVKVHQLQPNLPTVQLLEAKQMASMTDAALEEIKTYAVGAGPDYKALNQENVRMIRSHGLLLHPYTVNNEADMHRLLDWGVTGVFTNYPDLFHKVKKGY is encoded by the coding sequence ATGAGAAAAAATAGAATACTGGCCTTGTTTGTTCTGTCGCTGGGCTTACTCTCATTTATGGTAACGCCAGTGTCGGCAGCGTCAAAAGGAAACCTGCTGTCACCTGACCGTATCCTGACCGTCGCGCACAGAGGGGCTTCTGGATATGTGCCTGAGCACACGATTCTGTCTTACGAAACCGCTCAGAAAATGAAAGCTGATTTTATTGAATTGGATCTGCAAATGACAAAAGACGGAAAATTGATTGTCATGCATGACGAAAAACTGGACCGCACCACAAACGGAATGGGTTGGGTGAAAGACCATACGCTCGCAGACATTAAGAAGCTTGACGCCGGTTCTTGGTTTAATGAAGCCTATCCGGAAAAAGCAAAGCCGCAGTACGTCGGCCTTAAAGTTCCTACATTAGAAGAGGTATTAGACCGTTTCGGAAAGCACGCGAACTACTACATTGAAACAAAATCGCCTGACACCTACCCAGGTATGGAAGAAAAACTGATCGCTTCTTTGCAGAAACATAAATTACTGGGAAAGCATTCTAAGCCAGGCCAGGTGATCATTCAATCGTTCAGCAAAGAAAGCCTGGTAAAAGTCCATCAATTACAGCCAAACCTGCCGACCGTTCAATTGCTGGAAGCCAAACAAATGGCGTCAATGACAGATGCTGCCCTGGAAGAAATCAAAACATACGCTGTCGGTGCGGGCCCGGATTATAAAGCTTTAAATCAAGAAAACGTCCGTATGATCCGCAGCCACGGCCTCCTGCTTCATCCTTACACAGTCAATAATGAAGCTGATATGCATCGCCTGCTTGATTGGGGCGTAACAGGAGTGTTCACCAACTATCCTGATCTTTTCCACAAAGTAAAAAAGGGTTATTAA
- the glpT gene encoding sn-glycerol-3-phosphate permease (Evidence 1a: Function from experimental evidences in the studied strain; PubMedId: 8012593, 11929549, 15849754, 16850406; Product type t: transporter): protein MLNIFKPAPHIERLDDSKMDAAYKRLRLQVFIGIFIGYAGYYLLRKNFAFAIPYLQEQGFSKTELGLVLAAVSIAYGFSKFIMGMVSDRCNPRYFLATGLFLSAIVNILFVSMPWVTSSVTIMFIFMFINGWFQGMGWPPCGRTMAHWFSISERGTKMSIWNVAHNIGGGILAPLVTLGIAMFVTWKSVFFFPAIIAIIISFLIVLLVRDTPQSCGLPPIEEYRNDYPKHAFKNQEKELTTKEILFQYVLNNKFLWYIAFANVFVYFVRYGVVDWAPTYLTEAKGFSPEDSRWSYFLYEYAGIPGTILCGWISDRFFKSRRAPAGVLFMAGVFIAVLVYWLNPAGNPLVDNIALISIGFLIYGPVMLIGLQAIDLAPKKAAGTAAGLTGFFGYIGGSAFANAIMGFVVDRFNWNGGFIMLISSCILAIVFLALTWNTGKRAEHV from the coding sequence ATGCTTAATATATTTAAACCGGCTCCTCATATTGAGAGACTGGATGATTCAAAGATGGATGCGGCATACAAACGGCTCAGACTGCAAGTATTCATTGGTATTTTCATTGGCTACGCAGGCTACTACCTGCTGCGGAAAAACTTTGCCTTTGCCATTCCTTATCTGCAGGAACAGGGATTTTCGAAAACAGAACTGGGTTTGGTGCTGGCCGCTGTGTCCATTGCGTACGGCTTCAGCAAATTCATCATGGGAATGGTGTCTGACCGCTGTAATCCGAGATATTTTCTGGCGACAGGCCTATTTTTATCAGCAATCGTTAATATTCTATTCGTTTCAATGCCTTGGGTGACTTCGAGCGTCACCATCATGTTTATTTTTATGTTTATCAACGGATGGTTTCAAGGAATGGGCTGGCCGCCATGCGGCAGGACGATGGCCCATTGGTTCTCCATAAGTGAACGCGGCACAAAAATGTCGATCTGGAATGTCGCCCATAACATAGGCGGCGGTATTCTTGCTCCGCTTGTCACTCTTGGGATCGCGATGTTCGTCACTTGGAAAAGCGTGTTTTTCTTCCCTGCCATCATCGCCATTATCATTTCATTTTTAATTGTTTTATTGGTTCGTGATACGCCTCAATCCTGCGGACTCCCGCCAATTGAAGAGTATCGGAATGACTATCCAAAACACGCTTTTAAAAATCAGGAAAAAGAATTAACAACAAAAGAAATTCTTTTTCAATATGTGCTGAACAACAAATTTCTTTGGTACATCGCTTTTGCCAATGTATTTGTTTATTTCGTGCGATACGGCGTGGTTGACTGGGCGCCTACTTACTTAACAGAAGCCAAAGGCTTTTCTCCTGAAGACTCACGCTGGTCGTATTTTCTTTACGAATACGCAGGCATACCGGGAACGATCTTGTGCGGCTGGATCAGTGACCGATTCTTCAAAAGCCGCCGGGCACCGGCAGGCGTTTTGTTTATGGCGGGTGTTTTCATTGCCGTATTGGTGTACTGGCTGAATCCGGCCGGCAATCCGCTCGTGGACAATATCGCCCTGATCAGCATTGGCTTCTTAATCTACGGACCTGTTATGCTGATCGGCCTTCAAGCAATTGACCTAGCACCGAAAAAAGCAGCCGGAACTGCAGCCGGTTTGACCGGATTTTTCGGATACATCGGCGGATCCGCCTTCGCAAACGCCATTATGGGCTTTGTCGTGGACCGTTTTAACTGGAACGGCGGCTTTATCATGCTGATCTCATCCTGCATTCTTGCCATCGTCTTCTTGGCTTTGACGTGGAATACAGGAAAACGGGCAGAGCATGTTTAA
- the ybeF gene encoding hypothetical protein (Evidence 4: Unknown function but conserved in other organisms) translates to MDELDIAFFILPLGIMLLSIVGTCICKNPYLMPMLSLVISLVLTFTIFNQSFLGWAVVYSLVSLALSYITLIVVRKRKESGN, encoded by the coding sequence ATGGATGAATTAGATATCGCATTCTTTATTTTACCGTTAGGAATTATGCTGCTATCGATTGTCGGGACCTGTATTTGTAAAAACCCGTATCTGATGCCAATGCTTAGTTTGGTGATTTCTCTTGTGCTCACCTTTACCATTTTTAATCAATCATTTTTGGGATGGGCTGTTGTCTATAGCTTGGTTTCTCTGGCTTTATCCTATATCACATTGATTGTGGTAAGGAAAAGGAAGGAATCAGGAAATTAA
- the ybfA gene encoding putative transcriptional regulator with acetyltransferase domain (Evidence 3: Putative function from multiple computational evidences; Product type r: regulator) has protein sequence MKTRESSVGLKFRKFNRFYTNVLGFLNEHIYDSPFSLTETRILFEIYNTPNCTAKALQDKLGLDRGYVSRIVKQFEKEDLIYKQRSKDDARHHYIFVTETGKTIYKKLEEKANEQVELMLKVINQKEQHKLAEAMAEIEAILSQSLSARASEISIRDYFLSEDLQLLIEKQRQFYAEAHGWDDTFLAYLQETFDADIEKIWIAESGGKFAGSVGLVKHDEKTVQLRWFLVDADFRGRGLGTQLLEHLVAYCQDMKFDRIFLWTVSTMAEARPLYKKFGFRISEVKQEAPLWGQQLTEERWDLELS, from the coding sequence TTGAAAACAAGAGAATCATCTGTCGGGTTAAAATTCAGAAAGTTCAATCGATTTTATACAAACGTCCTTGGTTTCCTTAATGAGCACATTTACGACAGCCCGTTTTCCTTAACAGAAACACGGATTTTATTTGAGATTTATAATACGCCTAATTGTACGGCAAAAGCTCTTCAGGATAAGCTGGGGCTTGACCGGGGATATGTCAGCAGGATTGTGAAGCAGTTTGAAAAAGAAGATTTGATTTATAAACAGAGGAGCAAAGATGACGCCCGCCACCATTACATTTTTGTCACAGAAACAGGAAAAACGATTTATAAAAAGCTGGAGGAGAAAGCCAACGAACAAGTAGAACTGATGCTGAAGGTAATCAACCAAAAGGAGCAGCACAAGCTTGCCGAGGCGATGGCAGAGATTGAAGCGATCCTTTCACAGTCGCTTTCTGCCAGAGCATCAGAGATATCGATTAGAGATTATTTTCTTTCGGAGGATCTTCAACTCCTTATTGAGAAACAAAGACAATTTTACGCGGAGGCTCACGGTTGGGATGACACGTTTTTAGCTTATCTTCAGGAGACATTTGACGCTGACATCGAAAAAATATGGATTGCGGAAAGCGGCGGGAAATTTGCCGGCTCTGTCGGGTTGGTCAAGCACGATGAAAAGACAGTCCAGCTCAGATGGTTTCTGGTTGATGCGGATTTTCGGGGCAGGGGGCTTGGCACGCAATTGCTGGAGCATCTGGTTGCATACTGCCAAGACATGAAGTTTGACCGCATTTTCCTTTGGACGGTGAGCACGATGGCTGAGGCTCGTCCGCTCTATAAAAAATTTGGATTCAGGATAAGTGAAGTAAAACAAGAAGCGCCATTATGGGGACAGCAGCTGACAGAAGAACGGTGGGATTTGGAGCTGTCATGA
- the ybfB gene encoding putative carboxylate transporter (Evidence 3: Putative function from multiple computational evidences; PubMedId: 15849754, 16850406; Product type t: transporter): MKRLHYAWIIVSVTFLILLAVQGVRLSFGAFVEPWERQFSIDRSTISLISTVSFIVYGISQPVIGRLVDKWGARAVLAWSALLTGVSIFLTYLVTSPWQLFLLYGLGVSLGVGGASNVAASVLVVNWFSKKRGLAFGIMEAGFGAGQMLLVPGSLMLIHWFSWKLTVVVLGLLLIVIVFPAALLMLRNNPSEKNTEPIGGLAASEKETAPKTTALSVAGMFRMRQFWFLIFPFLICGFTTVGLMDTHLIPFSHDHGFSTTVTSAAVSLLAGFNIAGILLSGIVADRWSSRKILCILYAVRALSIVILIYSHEPYLLLAFAILFGLVDFATVAPTQMLATQYFQNYSIGLMIGWLSLAHQIGSALGAYVPGVIYTVTGEYTLAFYLSIGMLVLASVMNVMLREPAAVTRDSAAVVDK, translated from the coding sequence ATGAAAAGACTGCATTATGCGTGGATCATCGTCTCCGTCACCTTTTTGATCTTATTGGCGGTTCAGGGGGTGCGGCTGTCGTTTGGTGCGTTTGTGGAGCCGTGGGAACGGCAGTTTTCAATCGATAGAAGCACCATCTCGCTGATTTCGACGGTGAGTTTTATTGTTTATGGCATATCACAGCCTGTGATCGGTCGGCTTGTGGACAAATGGGGTGCCCGGGCTGTTTTGGCATGGAGTGCGTTACTGACAGGAGTCAGCATTTTCTTAACATACCTTGTGACTTCGCCTTGGCAGCTGTTTTTGCTTTACGGGCTGGGTGTCTCGCTTGGAGTGGGCGGAGCATCGAATGTGGCGGCAAGTGTATTGGTCGTCAATTGGTTCAGCAAAAAGCGGGGACTAGCCTTTGGGATCATGGAAGCAGGCTTTGGCGCGGGGCAAATGCTTCTCGTTCCCGGCTCACTCATGTTGATCCATTGGTTTAGCTGGAAGCTGACGGTTGTGGTGTTGGGACTGCTGTTAATCGTGATTGTCTTTCCGGCTGCGCTGCTGATGCTGCGGAACAATCCTTCAGAAAAGAATACAGAGCCGATAGGCGGACTGGCTGCATCAGAAAAAGAAACAGCACCCAAAACAACAGCTCTTTCAGTGGCCGGGATGTTTCGTATGAGGCAATTCTGGTTCTTGATTTTTCCGTTTTTGATCTGTGGATTTACGACCGTGGGGCTGATGGATACCCATTTGATTCCGTTTTCTCATGATCATGGCTTTTCAACGACAGTCACGAGTGCTGCTGTCAGTCTGCTAGCAGGCTTTAATATTGCTGGGATCTTGCTGTCCGGAATTGTAGCGGACCGGTGGAGCAGCCGGAAAATCCTGTGCATTTTATATGCGGTGCGGGCGCTGTCGATCGTGATTCTTATTTACAGCCACGAGCCCTACTTGCTTTTAGCCTTTGCGATTCTGTTTGGATTAGTGGACTTTGCAACGGTAGCACCGACTCAAATGCTCGCCACCCAGTACTTTCAAAACTACTCGATCGGCCTCATGATTGGCTGGCTGTCACTCGCCCATCAGATCGGATCGGCACTAGGTGCGTATGTGCCCGGCGTCATCTACACGGTAACGGGTGAGTATACACTGGCTTTTTATTTGTCGATTGGAATGCTCGTGCTTGCGAGCGTAATGAATGTGATGCTGAGGGAGCCAGCTGCGGTTACGCGTGACAGTGCGGCTGTGGTAGACAAGTGA